The Megalopta genalis isolate 19385.01 chromosome 12, iyMegGena1_principal, whole genome shotgun sequence genome window below encodes:
- the LOC117222949 gene encoding uncharacterized protein LOC117222949 isoform X4: protein MVKLTEEMVVARTRVSDFSAVKKLNCWGTELTDVSILRKMKNVEVLSLSVNNINTLADFQYCLSLQDLFVRKNNIKDLNEVCYLQGLPNLRNLWLGENPCAEKEGYRFAVLRALPNLQKLDDKVVSAEEVQVAVTRGHILVHPLDIDASPPQSEAVSPERSYEETQHTQEEYHDSDRRNANYNASQSHRYPQNNQYTYEEYDERPAVSRHNGEYDERRTCTEYSSNEIPQRTYAPTSLRTQYSSTEPMDDRRSDRNSYEFDNTHKSEYEEHHEQRINTEYEEHQAPLQPRKTAHQNVEREDSNQMPGWVRHSDKEKCRSQFYYHRRPVTRNSNILSAVLCLVKELDYPSLEVVEMAVRNRMDELEE, encoded by the exons atGGTAAAATTAACAGAGGAGATGGTTGTAGCTCGGACACGAGTGTCCGATTTCTCTGCCGTTAAGAAACTTAATTGTTG GGGTACAGAACTTACTGATGTGAGCATTTtacgaaaaatgaaaaatgtggaAGTGCTGTCCTTAAG TGTGAACAATATTAATACTCTTGCTGATTTCCAATATTGCCTAAGTCTCCAAGATTTGTTTGTAAGGAAGAATAACATTAAAGACTTAAATGAAGTATGTTACCTCCAAGGTCTACCTAATCTACGAAATTTATGGCTCGGAGAAAATCCTTGTGCTGAAAAAGAAGG gtATCGGTTTGCAGTTCTTAGAGCTTTGCCAAATTTACAAAAGCTTGATGATAAAGTAGTTTCAGCAGAAGAAGTACAAGTAGCTGTAACCCGAGGTCATATTCTAGTTCATCCCCTGGATATTGACGCATCTCCACCTCAGTCAGAAGCAGTGAGTCCAGAG AGAAGCTACGAGGAAACACAGCATACTCAAGAAGAATATCATGATTCAGATCGTAGAAATGCAAACTATAATGCATCACAATCTCATCGCTATCCACAAAATAATCAATACACATATGAA GAATATGATGAACGACCAGCAGTTTCAAGACACAATGGTGAATATGACGAAAGAAGAACTTGTACAGAATATAGTAGTAATGAAATTCCTCAACGAACGTATGCGCCAACGTCTCTACGTACACAATACTCTTCGACTGAGCCTATGGACGATAGACGTTCAGATAGAAATAGTTACGAATTCGATAATACACACAAATCGGAGTACGAAGAACACCACGAGCAGAGGATAAATACGGAATATGAAGAACATCAAGCACCACTTCAGCCTAGAAAAACAGCCCACCAAAACGTTGAAAGG GAAGATTCTAATCAAATGCCTGGATGGGTGAGACATTCTGATAAAGAAAAATGTAGATCTCAATTCTATTATCACAGAAGACCTGTTACAAGG aattcaaatatattatcagCTGTACTTTGCTTAGTTAAAGAACTTGATTACCCAAGTTTGGAAGTGGTAGAGATGGCTGTTAGGAATCGAATGGATGAATTGGAGGAATGA
- the LOC117222949 gene encoding uncharacterized protein LOC117222949 isoform X3, which yields MVKLTEEMVVARTRVSDFSAVKKLNCWGTELTDVSILRKMKNVEVLSLSVNNINTLADFQYCLSLQDLFVRKNNIKDLNEVCYLQGLPNLRNLWLGENPCAEKEGYRFAVLRALPNLQKLDDKVVSAEEVQVAVTRGHILVHPLDIDASPPQSEAVSPEDIVTEYIEETEAIRHRRYSSSSDQRSYEETQHTQEEYHDSDRRNANYNASQSHRYPQNNQYTYEEYDERPAVSRHNGEYDERRTCTEYSSNEIPQRTYAPTSLRTQYSSTEPMDDRRSDRNSYEFDNTHKSEYEEHHEQRINTEYEEHQAPLQPRKTAHQNVEREDSNQMPGWVRHSDKEKCRSQFYYHRRPVTRNSNILSAVLCLVKELDYPSLEVVEMAVRNRMDELEE from the exons atGGTAAAATTAACAGAGGAGATGGTTGTAGCTCGGACACGAGTGTCCGATTTCTCTGCCGTTAAGAAACTTAATTGTTG GGGTACAGAACTTACTGATGTGAGCATTTtacgaaaaatgaaaaatgtggaAGTGCTGTCCTTAAG TGTGAACAATATTAATACTCTTGCTGATTTCCAATATTGCCTAAGTCTCCAAGATTTGTTTGTAAGGAAGAATAACATTAAAGACTTAAATGAAGTATGTTACCTCCAAGGTCTACCTAATCTACGAAATTTATGGCTCGGAGAAAATCCTTGTGCTGAAAAAGAAGG gtATCGGTTTGCAGTTCTTAGAGCTTTGCCAAATTTACAAAAGCTTGATGATAAAGTAGTTTCAGCAGAAGAAGTACAAGTAGCTGTAACCCGAGGTCATATTCTAGTTCATCCCCTGGATATTGACGCATCTCCACCTCAGTCAGAAGCAGTGAGTCCAGAG GATATTGTCACTGAATATATAGAAGAAACAGAAGCGATAAGACATCGAAGATATAGTTCATCAAGTGATCag AGAAGCTACGAGGAAACACAGCATACTCAAGAAGAATATCATGATTCAGATCGTAGAAATGCAAACTATAATGCATCACAATCTCATCGCTATCCACAAAATAATCAATACACATATGAA GAATATGATGAACGACCAGCAGTTTCAAGACACAATGGTGAATATGACGAAAGAAGAACTTGTACAGAATATAGTAGTAATGAAATTCCTCAACGAACGTATGCGCCAACGTCTCTACGTACACAATACTCTTCGACTGAGCCTATGGACGATAGACGTTCAGATAGAAATAGTTACGAATTCGATAATACACACAAATCGGAGTACGAAGAACACCACGAGCAGAGGATAAATACGGAATATGAAGAACATCAAGCACCACTTCAGCCTAGAAAAACAGCCCACCAAAACGTTGAAAGG GAAGATTCTAATCAAATGCCTGGATGGGTGAGACATTCTGATAAAGAAAAATGTAGATCTCAATTCTATTATCACAGAAGACCTGTTACAAGG aattcaaatatattatcagCTGTACTTTGCTTAGTTAAAGAACTTGATTACCCAAGTTTGGAAGTGGTAGAGATGGCTGTTAGGAATCGAATGGATGAATTGGAGGAATGA
- the LOC117222915 gene encoding enoyl-[acyl-carrier-protein] reductase, mitochondrial, with amino-acid sequence MLNLKMVIYLRQSILPISRTIKTNFTLIRGMSTDLKIDSVKSLLYKEYGDPAAVLHITTQTINQPKNNEVSVKWLLAPVNPADINTIQGKYPSKPSLPATPGNEGVGEVIAVGPNVKDLTVGDRIIPNDANLGTWRTHATYNSGELMKVPKDVGTIEASMLNVNPCTAYRMLKDFVSLKAGDTVIQNGGNSAVGLMVIQLCKIWNYKSVSVIRDRPNLEELKNYLTSLGADEILTESDIRNTQIFKSKKLTSPKLALNCVCGQNALDVMRHLAPGGVMVTYGGMSREPVTVPTSALIFKDISLKGFWMTAWTKNNKSSKERLDMFSEIGKLFQEKKLKAPPHKLVPFCQFQEAVVNALNVDGRTGVKYILDMTKL; translated from the exons ATGTTAAACCTCAAAATGGTTATTTATTTAAGACAATCAATTTTGCCGATTTCACGAACGATTAAAACAAACTTTACATTAATTCGTGGAATgagcacggatttgaaaataGATTCTGTAAAATCCTTACTTTACAAAGAATATGGGGATCCTGCAGCTGTTTTACATATAACAACACAAACTATTAATCAACCAAAAAATAATGAG GTTTCTGTGAAATGGTTATTAGCACCTGTTAACCCAGCAGATATTAACACAATACAAGGTAAATATCCAAGCAAACCATCTTTACCAGCTACTCCAGGAAATGAAGGAGTTGGCGAAGTAATAGCTGTTGGACCCAATGTTAAGGATCTAACTGTCGGTGACAGAATTATTCCAAATGATGCAAATCTGGGGACATGGAGAACACATGCAACTTATAATTCAGGAGAACTCATGAAG GTTCCAAAAGATGTTGGAACAATAGAAGCCAGTATGTTGAATGTTAATCCTTGTACTGCATATAGAATGTTGAAAGACTTTGTATCATTGAAAGCAGGGGATACTGTGATTCAAAATGGTGGAAATTCTGCGGTAGGACTGATGGTCATACAATTATGTAAAATATGGAATTATAAATCCGTTAGTGTTATCAGAGACAGACCAAATTTAGAAGAACTAAAG AATTATTTAACTAGTTTAGGTGCAGACGAAATATTAACTGAATCCGATATAAGAAATACTCAAATCTTTAAAAGCAAGAAGTTAACATCTCCAAAATTGGCTCTCAATTGTGTATGCGGACAAAATGCATTGGATGTTATGAGGCATTTAGCACCTGGAGGTGTTATGGTAACCTATGGTGGCATGTCCAGGGAACCTGTAACAGTTCCAACTTCTGCACTTATTTTTAAG GATATAAGTTTAAAAGGGTTCTGGATGACAGCATGgacaaaaaataataaaagttcCAAAGAACGTTTAGATATGTTTAGTGAAATAGGAAAATTATTCCAAGAGAAAAAGCTTAAAGCTCCACCACATAAGTTAGTCCCATTTTGTCAGTTCCAAGAAGCTGTTGTAAATGCACTTAATGTTGATGGTCGAACTGGAGTAAAGTATATTTTGGATATGACCAAACTTTAA
- the LOC117222914 gene encoding solute carrier family 12 member 9: MIASEIGSTNNELGHIKIGSEKAPLIHGRSVLYRLSNLFRIRRVQHSEGDGYVEFGSLGADSGRTLGTFAGVFSPVTLSMFSALIFIRMGYIVGNAGLLITLVQFVIAYGILLFTVASVCAISTNGAVEGGGAYFMISRTLGPEFGGSIGTLFFMANIVSSALCISGCAEGLIENFGPSGYLSGKSALIPDGRWWRFLYCSLLNTANLLVCLIGATMFAKTSVAILAIVCVCLSSVFISFLSQEHMEIPIPDSNTLVQNATEHVNGTYTGLLSSTLISNLYSNYSYDYSSSGAITSFASVFGVLFSGVTGIMAGANMSGELKNPGRNIPHGTLSAVLFTFICYILLSIFTAASTSRFLLQNNFIYMMPINIWPPFVAIGILTATFSAGLSNLIGSSRVLEALAKDNVFGSGLNFVTQGTWKGNPIAAVLTSWTLVQVILLVGSLNTIAQINSVLFLLSYLATNLACLGLELASAPNFRPTFNYFTWHTATIGLLGTLIMMFVINSIYASSSIILCLILIIVLHLFSPSKNAPWGSISQALIFHQVRKYLLMLDSRKDHVKFWRPQMLLMVASPRSACPLIDFVNDLKKGGLYVIGHVKVGEFSGQNIDPTIEEYPHWLSLVDHMKVKAFVELTVTKTVREGLHHLIRISGMGAMKPNTIVLGFYDEETQMDFFTNSQYATDIFENVSTFPNSTVFPLRQSNAEKNLDPVQYVGMCSDVLKMKKNLCLCRNFHTLNKSHIAKNFNLKYIDVWPVNFFQPTDQDPFDTTSLFMLQLACIINMVPVWKNLHLRVFHCEISDSDTSLNISDSQNAISEYPRVSNEHRIRKLLNMLRISASITKIPNWGAQVRGLQGRPLIESRVESQYESSTESNDNVLSNVSRAYILSVNQLIRQYSSQTATTFIYLPAPPASNTWDEETMYRQYLQLLTELTADLPPILLVHGVSAVTSTTL; encoded by the exons ATGATAGCCTCAGAAATAGGGTCAACAAACAATGAACTTGGTCATATTAAAATTGGAAGTGAAAAAGCCCCATTAATCCATGGAAGAAGTGTTCTTTACAGACTAagtaatttatttagaattagaAGAGTACAACATTCAGAAGGAGATGGATATGTTGAATTTGGTAGTTTGGGTGCAGATAGTGGTCGTACCCTTGGAACATTTGCTGGTGTGTTCAGTCCTGTTACATTATCCATGTTCAGTGCCTTAATTTTTATACGAATGG GATATATTGTGGGCAATGCAGGATTACTGATAACATTGGTACAATTTGTGATTGCATATGGAATTTTACTATTCACTGTTGCATCTGTGTGTGCAATTTCAACAAATGGAGCAGTTGAAGGAGGAGGCGCATATT tTATGATTAGTCGTACCCTTGGGCCAGAATTTGGTGGTTCTATTGGTACATTATTTTTTATGGCTAACATTGTATCGAGTGCACTTTGTATCTCTGGATGTGCTGAAGGACTAATAGAAAACTTTGGGCCATCTGGCTATTTATCTGGCAAGAGTGCTCTTATCCCAGATGGCAGATGGTGGCGATTTTTATACTGTTCTTTATTAAACACTGCCAACTTATTAGTATGTTTGATAGGAGCAACAATGTTTGCAAAAACGAGTGTAGCTATTTTGGCCATTGTTTGTGTTTGTTTGTCAAGTGTTTTTATAAGCTTCTTGTCACAAGAACATATGGAG ATACCAATTCCAGATTCGAACACACTTGTTCAGAATGCAACTGAACATGTCAATGGTACTTATACAGGGTTATTATCATCTACTCTTATAAGTAATCTTTATTCAAACTATAGTTATGATTACTCAAGTAGTGGAGCAATCACTAGTTTTGCAAGTGTATTTGGTGTATTATTCAGTGGTGTAACCGGGATAATGGCAGGAGCGAATATGAGTG gcGAACTAAAAAATCCAGGCAGAAACATTCCACATGGCACTTTATCAGCAGTATTGTTTACATTCATATGTTATATCCTTTTATCTATATTTACAGCTGCAAGTACAAGTCGATTTttgttgcaaaataattttatatacatGATGCCAATTAATATTTGGCCACCATTTGTAGCAATTGGCATATTGACAGCAACATTTAGTGCTGGATTGAGTAACTTAATAGGATCGAGTAGAGTACTAGAAGCGTTAGCGAAAGATAATGTGTTTG GCTCCGGATTAAATTTCGTAACACAAGGAACGTGGAAAGGGAATCCAATTGCTGCAGTTTTAACTTCGTGGACTTTAGTTCAAGTAATTTTACTTGTAGGTTCCTTGAATACTATAGCTCAAATTAACTCGGTAttgtttttattaagttatttggCTACCAATTTGGCTTGCCTTGGACTTGAGCTTGCAAGTGCTCCAAACTTTAG ACCTACGTTTAATTACTTTACATGGCATACAGCGACAATTGGACTTCTAGGAACATTGATAATGATGTTCGTTATAAATAGCATTTATGCTTCCAGTAGTATAATACTGTGTTTAATATTAATCATCGTATTGCATTTATTTTCGCCGAGTAAAAATGCACCATGGGGAAGCATTTCGCAAGCACTGATATTCCACCAAgtcagaaaatatttattaatgcttGATTCGCGTAAAGATCACGTGAAGTTTTGGCGACCACAAATGCTGTTAATGGTAGCATCTCCACGATCAGCATGCCCGCTTATAGATTTTGTAAATGATTTGAAAAAAGGAGGACTTTATGTCATTGGGCATGTGAAAGTTGGAGAATTTTCGGGTCAAAATATTGATCCTACCATAGAAGAATATCCACATTGGTTGAGTTTGGTCGATCATATGAAGGTAAAAGCATTTGTTGAGTTAACAGTTACAAAAACTGTGCGCGAGGGGTTGCACCATTTAATAAGAATATCTGGAATGGGTGCAATGAAACCGAACACAATTGTTCTTGGTTTCTACGACGAAGAAACGCAAATGGATTTTTTTACGAACTCTCAATATGCGACAGACATATTTGAGAATGTTTCAACATTCCCGAATAGCACTGTATTTCCATTGAGACAATCAAATGCTGAGAAAAATTTAGATCCGGTACAATACGTTGGTATGTGTTCGGAtgttttaaaaatgaaaaaaaatttatGTTTGTGCAGAAATTTCCATACACTAAATAAGTCTCACATAGCAAA GAATTTTAACTTAAAATATATCGACGTGTGGCCTGTAAACTTTTTCCAACCAACTGATCAAGATCCGTTTGATACAACGTCATTGTTCATGCTTCAACTCGCGTGTATTATCAACATGGTACCTGTGTGGAAAAATTTACACCTGAGAGTGTTCCACTGCGAAATTTCAGACAGCGACACAAGTTTAAATATTTCAGATTCGCAGAACGCAATAAGCGAATATCCTAGAGTTTCTAACGAGCATCGCATTAGAAAATTGTTGAACATGTTAAGAATATCAGCATCGATTACAAAAATTCCTAATTGGGGTGCACAAGTACGAGGATTACAAGGCAGACCTCTCATCGAATCAAGAGTGGAATCTCAATATGAATCAAGCACTGAGAGCAATGACAACGTTTTAAGTAATGTCTCGCGTGCTTACATTTTGAG CGTAAACCAACTAATTAGACAGTATTCTTCACAAACTGCAACAACATTCATTTATTTGCCTGCACCACCAGCGTCTAATACTTGGGACGAAGAAACCATGTATCGTCAGTATCTTCAATTGTTGACAGAATTGACCGCGGATTTACCTCCTATACTATTAGTACATGGTGTGAGTGCTGTCACATCTACAACACTCTAA
- the LOC117222949 gene encoding uncharacterized protein LOC117222949 isoform X2, which translates to MVKLTEEMVVARTRVSDFSAVKKLNCWGTELTDVSILRKMKNVEVLSLSVNNINTLADFQYCLSLQDLFVRKNNIKDLNEVCYLQGLPNLRNLWLGENPCAEKEGYRFAVLRALPNLQKLDDKVVSAEEVQVAVTRGHILVHPLDIDASPPQSEAVSPERSYEETQHTQEEYHDSDRRNANYNASQSHRYPQNNQYTYELQNGQSKNHNKDDTVCTESRNVSESVTTNTVEIIKEYDERPAVSRHNGEYDERRTCTEYSSNEIPQRTYAPTSLRTQYSSTEPMDDRRSDRNSYEFDNTHKSEYEEHHEQRINTEYEEHQAPLQPRKTAHQNVEREDSNQMPGWVRHSDKEKCRSQFYYHRRPVTRNSNILSAVLCLVKELDYPSLEVVEMAVRNRMDELEE; encoded by the exons atGGTAAAATTAACAGAGGAGATGGTTGTAGCTCGGACACGAGTGTCCGATTTCTCTGCCGTTAAGAAACTTAATTGTTG GGGTACAGAACTTACTGATGTGAGCATTTtacgaaaaatgaaaaatgtggaAGTGCTGTCCTTAAG TGTGAACAATATTAATACTCTTGCTGATTTCCAATATTGCCTAAGTCTCCAAGATTTGTTTGTAAGGAAGAATAACATTAAAGACTTAAATGAAGTATGTTACCTCCAAGGTCTACCTAATCTACGAAATTTATGGCTCGGAGAAAATCCTTGTGCTGAAAAAGAAGG gtATCGGTTTGCAGTTCTTAGAGCTTTGCCAAATTTACAAAAGCTTGATGATAAAGTAGTTTCAGCAGAAGAAGTACAAGTAGCTGTAACCCGAGGTCATATTCTAGTTCATCCCCTGGATATTGACGCATCTCCACCTCAGTCAGAAGCAGTGAGTCCAGAG AGAAGCTACGAGGAAACACAGCATACTCAAGAAGAATATCATGATTCAGATCGTAGAAATGCAAACTATAATGCATCACAATCTCATCGCTATCCACAAAATAATCAATACACATATGAA CTACAGAATGGACAGTCAAAGAATCACAACAAAGATGACACTGTATGTACAGAGTCACGCAACGTCAGTGAAAGTGTGACCACTAACACTGTTGAAATAATTAAG GAATATGATGAACGACCAGCAGTTTCAAGACACAATGGTGAATATGACGAAAGAAGAACTTGTACAGAATATAGTAGTAATGAAATTCCTCAACGAACGTATGCGCCAACGTCTCTACGTACACAATACTCTTCGACTGAGCCTATGGACGATAGACGTTCAGATAGAAATAGTTACGAATTCGATAATACACACAAATCGGAGTACGAAGAACACCACGAGCAGAGGATAAATACGGAATATGAAGAACATCAAGCACCACTTCAGCCTAGAAAAACAGCCCACCAAAACGTTGAAAGG GAAGATTCTAATCAAATGCCTGGATGGGTGAGACATTCTGATAAAGAAAAATGTAGATCTCAATTCTATTATCACAGAAGACCTGTTACAAGG aattcaaatatattatcagCTGTACTTTGCTTAGTTAAAGAACTTGATTACCCAAGTTTGGAAGTGGTAGAGATGGCTGTTAGGAATCGAATGGATGAATTGGAGGAATGA
- the LOC117222949 gene encoding uncharacterized protein LOC117222949 isoform X1, with product MVKLTEEMVVARTRVSDFSAVKKLNCWGTELTDVSILRKMKNVEVLSLSVNNINTLADFQYCLSLQDLFVRKNNIKDLNEVCYLQGLPNLRNLWLGENPCAEKEGYRFAVLRALPNLQKLDDKVVSAEEVQVAVTRGHILVHPLDIDASPPQSEAVSPEDIVTEYIEETEAIRHRRYSSSSDQRSYEETQHTQEEYHDSDRRNANYNASQSHRYPQNNQYTYELQNGQSKNHNKDDTVCTESRNVSESVTTNTVEIIKEYDERPAVSRHNGEYDERRTCTEYSSNEIPQRTYAPTSLRTQYSSTEPMDDRRSDRNSYEFDNTHKSEYEEHHEQRINTEYEEHQAPLQPRKTAHQNVEREDSNQMPGWVRHSDKEKCRSQFYYHRRPVTRNSNILSAVLCLVKELDYPSLEVVEMAVRNRMDELEE from the exons atGGTAAAATTAACAGAGGAGATGGTTGTAGCTCGGACACGAGTGTCCGATTTCTCTGCCGTTAAGAAACTTAATTGTTG GGGTACAGAACTTACTGATGTGAGCATTTtacgaaaaatgaaaaatgtggaAGTGCTGTCCTTAAG TGTGAACAATATTAATACTCTTGCTGATTTCCAATATTGCCTAAGTCTCCAAGATTTGTTTGTAAGGAAGAATAACATTAAAGACTTAAATGAAGTATGTTACCTCCAAGGTCTACCTAATCTACGAAATTTATGGCTCGGAGAAAATCCTTGTGCTGAAAAAGAAGG gtATCGGTTTGCAGTTCTTAGAGCTTTGCCAAATTTACAAAAGCTTGATGATAAAGTAGTTTCAGCAGAAGAAGTACAAGTAGCTGTAACCCGAGGTCATATTCTAGTTCATCCCCTGGATATTGACGCATCTCCACCTCAGTCAGAAGCAGTGAGTCCAGAG GATATTGTCACTGAATATATAGAAGAAACAGAAGCGATAAGACATCGAAGATATAGTTCATCAAGTGATCag AGAAGCTACGAGGAAACACAGCATACTCAAGAAGAATATCATGATTCAGATCGTAGAAATGCAAACTATAATGCATCACAATCTCATCGCTATCCACAAAATAATCAATACACATATGAA CTACAGAATGGACAGTCAAAGAATCACAACAAAGATGACACTGTATGTACAGAGTCACGCAACGTCAGTGAAAGTGTGACCACTAACACTGTTGAAATAATTAAG GAATATGATGAACGACCAGCAGTTTCAAGACACAATGGTGAATATGACGAAAGAAGAACTTGTACAGAATATAGTAGTAATGAAATTCCTCAACGAACGTATGCGCCAACGTCTCTACGTACACAATACTCTTCGACTGAGCCTATGGACGATAGACGTTCAGATAGAAATAGTTACGAATTCGATAATACACACAAATCGGAGTACGAAGAACACCACGAGCAGAGGATAAATACGGAATATGAAGAACATCAAGCACCACTTCAGCCTAGAAAAACAGCCCACCAAAACGTTGAAAGG GAAGATTCTAATCAAATGCCTGGATGGGTGAGACATTCTGATAAAGAAAAATGTAGATCTCAATTCTATTATCACAGAAGACCTGTTACAAGG aattcaaatatattatcagCTGTACTTTGCTTAGTTAAAGAACTTGATTACCCAAGTTTGGAAGTGGTAGAGATGGCTGTTAGGAATCGAATGGATGAATTGGAGGAATGA
- the OSCP1 gene encoding organic solute carrier partner 1 produces MYNYVTPILYLNMGGEMLYVLQQRLKAQKISVEKSIQVLEGVTTALLSPKILSCIFEEESTSGMTALRSTLEAVVLSSIVKLDASSMDKLFDLMIMMVKYQLTAATGPKEVILLTLNHTDAMRDMVSHPTAQRCLGMLHQMVIDIYEDLTCDEVWNIRHNCLKELETYCVRVSLLLRFGLQNDDGSFNITSRKYDEKYEENRSTFFDMKLRDMHRKSSCDGSFNLYGERGTILGKNMYAMTNEMLKLTRKGENEDIQNCGAKAELGMLAIQLGTEEASYTRPFTLNLFSNDVHDSENIGKDSSDSKEADTSDRVDIKSQKTVFNEDYKTKLDNVRADFSEDKLNDLENQMLILDMLEKAE; encoded by the exons ATGTATAATTACGTAACACCAATTCTTTATTTAAATATGGGTGGTGAAATGTTGTATGTTCTACAACAGAGATTGAAAGCACAGAAGATCAGTGTTGAAAAATCTATACAAG TGCTGGAAGGTGTAACAACTGCTTTACTTAGTCCTAAAATACTGTCTTGTATATTCGAGGAAGAATCTACGAGTGGAATGACTGCTTTAAGATCAACTTTAGAGGCTGTTGTATTGTCATCTATTGTTAAACTCGATGCAAGTAGTATGGACAAATTATTTGATCTCATGATCATGATGGTGAAATATCAGTTAACTGCAGCTACTGGCCCTAAGGAAGTTATTCTTTTAACATTAAATCACACAGATGCAATGCGAGATATGGTCAGTCATCCGACTGCACAAAGATGCCTCGGAATGCTGCACCAGATGGTTATTGAC ATATACGAGGATTTAACTTGTGATGAAGTGTGGAATATTAGACATAACTGTTTGAAAGAATTAGAGACATATTGCGTAAGGGTTTCTCTTCTTCTTAGGTTTGGATTGCAAAATGATGATGGTAGTTTTAACATAACGTCACGAAAATACGATGAAAAATATGAAGAGAACAGAAGTACCTTTTTCGACATGAAGTTACGTGACATGCATCGCAAAAGCTCCTGTGATGGGTCGTTTAATCTTTATGGTGAACGTGGTACTATACTGGGTAAAAATAT gTATGCAATGACTAATGAaatgttgaagctaacaagaAAGGGAGAAAATGAAGATATACAAAATTGTGGTGCAAAAGCAGAACTTGGAATGTTAGCCATTCAATTAGGGACTGAagaagcttcatatacaagaccttttactttgaatttattttcaaacgatGTTCATGacagtgaaaatattggaaaagaTAGTTCCGACTCAAAAGAAGCAGACACAAGTGATAGAGTTGATATCAAAAGTCAAAAAACAGTATTTAATGAAGATTATAAAACAAAACTTGATAATGTACGTGCAGACTTTTCTGAAGACAAGCTTAATGACttagaaaatcaaatgttaataTTAGATATGCTAGAAAAAGCAGAATAA